In the Pseudomonas sp. DTU_2021_1001937_2_SI_NGA_ILE_001 genome, one interval contains:
- a CDS encoding multifunctional CCA addition/repair protein: MQIYKVGGAVRDRLLGQPVTDTDWVVVGATSEEMLVKGYRPVGTDFPVFLHPLTGEEYALARTERKSGVGYGGFVFHASPEVTLEQDLIRRDLTINAMAEDKDGQLTDPYGGQQDLEARILRHVSPAFAEDPLRVLRVARFAARYAPLGFSIAPETLALMRQLSESGELKALTPERSWKEISRALMEERPDVFIRVLHDCGALQELMPEVEALFGVPQPEAHHPEIDTGEHILRVLLQAARHQQPLSVRWACLLHDLGKGATPPDEWPRHIAHEHTGLPLIKAVNERVKAPKECQELALLVGQYHTHGHRALELKPSTLLDLLQSFDVYRRPQRFEEFIAACEMDARGRQGFEERDYPQAIYLRGAADAARAVSVQPLLEKGLKGQELGNALREARLDRLKVYKASQQA, translated from the coding sequence ATGCAGATTTACAAAGTCGGCGGCGCGGTTCGCGATCGCCTGTTGGGGCAACCCGTCACCGATACCGACTGGGTGGTGGTTGGGGCCACCAGTGAAGAGATGCTGGTCAAGGGCTACCGCCCGGTGGGCACTGACTTTCCGGTGTTCCTGCATCCGCTGACCGGCGAGGAATACGCCCTGGCGCGCACCGAGCGCAAGAGCGGCGTGGGCTATGGCGGCTTTGTGTTCCATGCCAGCCCGGAGGTCACCCTGGAACAGGACCTGATCCGCCGCGACCTGACCATCAACGCCATGGCCGAAGACAAGGACGGTCAGCTGACCGACCCCTATGGCGGCCAGCAAGACCTCGAAGCCCGCATCTTGCGTCACGTTTCCCCGGCATTCGCCGAAGATCCCCTGCGTGTGCTGCGTGTGGCGCGCTTCGCTGCACGCTATGCCCCGCTGGGTTTCAGCATCGCCCCCGAAACGCTGGCCCTGATGCGCCAGCTCAGTGAGTCCGGCGAACTCAAGGCGCTGACCCCGGAACGCAGCTGGAAGGAAATCTCCCGCGCCCTGATGGAAGAACGCCCCGACGTGTTCATTCGGGTATTGCACGACTGTGGCGCCCTGCAGGAACTGATGCCAGAGGTCGAAGCCCTGTTCGGTGTACCGCAGCCAGAGGCGCATCATCCGGAAATCGATACCGGCGAACACATTCTGCGCGTCCTGCTGCAGGCCGCCCGCCACCAGCAGCCGCTGAGCGTGCGCTGGGCCTGCCTGCTGCACGACCTCGGCAAAGGCGCCACCCCGCCGGACGAATGGCCGCGCCACATTGCCCACGAACACACCGGCCTGCCGCTGATCAAGGCGGTCAACGAGCGGGTCAAGGCGCCAAAGGAGTGCCAGGAACTGGCCCTGCTGGTCGGCCAGTACCATACCCACGGGCATCGCGCCCTGGAACTCAAGCCTTCGACCCTGCTGGACCTGCTGCAGAGCTTCGACGTCTACCGTCGGCCGCAGCGCTTCGAAGAATTCATCGCCGCCTGCGAAATGGACGCCCGTGGCCGACAGGGTTTCGAAGAGCGAGATTATCCCCAGGCCATCTACCTGCGCGGCGCCGCCGACGCGGCCCGCGCGGTGTCCGTGCAACCGCTGCTGGAAAAGGGACTCAAGGGCCAGGAACTGGGCAATGCCCTGCGCGAAGCCAGGCTGGACAGACTGAAAGTCTACAAGGCCAGCCAGCAAGCCTGA